The Punica granatum isolate Tunisia-2019 chromosome 4, ASM765513v2, whole genome shotgun sequence sequence taggATGTTAATTTATATGTTTGAAATTGGGATGGGAACTTATACTGTGTCGGAACCTGCTCgctcttaaaaaaaatcttttgatACACACACTTGAAATATATGTACGgttcatacatatatttacTTGAATAAacttaaaagtaatttttacttataattcaagtaaattatgtAGAAAATGAGTAAATTACTTGAGAtcaaataatttaattgaaacaaatatataaatacttgATTGTGCCACGCATACTTCATCAATCTCAGGTATATATCGTATACTAACCCACTCTTGAATTTCCTAGTCGAATCATTGAGATTCATGTGTCCATTGAAAGCTGTGCGTACATATAAGAATGCCTAACATCTTATCGGACGACATTTTTTCTCTTGTCAGAAGCACGTGTTTATATGTTCTTGAACAAAACGGGATGCATGGCCTCGCCCCTAATATAGTATCCTACTCCTACAGCCTCAGGATGGCCAACTAGAGGCTCGGTCGGGACAGATCTGGCTGTAGGACCTAGTCCTATCTACAATAAGTCTCATCCTCGGTTCGGATGACGAACATATCGCTGAAGATGATGGAATTTTATTGAAGTGGTTAAGGAGTATATATATCGATAGTAATTTGGAGAGACTCTTTAAAATCGTTATCCGTTACCATTGTATCATTTGAAAATATCTCAAGTGTATCATTTGATATGTTTGATTGATCCCTTTAGAGCGTAAAATGAAATACCAATGACGAGGTCTCCATCAATGTCGGCACGGGATCCACTTATCTGATGGGGGTGCGTTTCGTGATTGGAAAGGGAAGATCATCTAGTGGCAATTAGACTACCTATGACCCTAGACCCAAGCACTTGTTCTATATATTCGAGTAGAGTATCAAACTTTTTTTGGGTGTGAACATTGATATCCGAAAATTCAATGGGtttcgactaatccagtcgagtcgAGTCAGCTCAcaaaggggtaaaactctatcagcgttgatttttttcattcacaaataCTCGAAccagaaattttatttaaagaaaataaatatcaaaccGCTTAAATTAATTCACGATGATAGTACCGTATCAAACTTTGGTCTTCAAGAAAAGAGTTTGATGGGCAACTTCTCCACTCAATTAATTCTGGTACATGTGAAATTTCCTTGTCTTCCCCTCTCCTCTCTATTCCCCGGTCTCTGGGTCGGTACATGATCGTTTGCTACATGGTTCACAATCGTCGTCCTTCTAGAAGAAAGTTATTGCGATTCATTATGAAAGGGTAAGAAAACAATATAAGCAAAAGATGCAGCGAAACTTCCTTATTTATCGAGATTGTTCGTACATATCGGGTAGATTTACAATCTCGAGATCTAAATCCCTAATGGGATAATTTTCCCCTTCATTTGAATAAATCATTTTAACAATTGAGCATCACCAATGTTTTATTATATACGTATTACTGATACCGACACCACTctagaggaaaaaaataaaatctaaaagtAAGTACTCGTGGACTTGGTTTTACCAAAAGAATAGGGAAAAGGACCATCCAATAGTTTCAATCATGAAATGGGCGTATGAAGGAACAATTTTTGGGACGTAAACGATATCTTTTTTGGCAAATTAGATTGGACCACGTGATCTATCAATCAATCCATTATCTATTTCTATTATGAGGATTAAAAGGGGTCCTTCTAGAAATGGGGTCCTCCTCCTTAGGAAATAAACAAACATAAATAAAGAGATAATTGCAAGAAGGACGACAGCTTAAAGAGAAGTGTTCTTGTCCGGTCACGCGAAACATGAAATGCTATTGCTAGCTACTGCTGAATTTCCTGCGAATAAAGTAGGGTGGAACTTATACTGTGTCGAACGGCAGTTGTTTCTAAGGCGGCCAAAATCTGAAAAGAGATTCGCTTCTACGGACAACCAAATTTGTCGATTTAGATGACATTGGTATAAGTTCGATATGTGAATATGCAccttttttcttccattttatagcggaaggaaaaataataaagccATGGAAAATTCACCAAATCGTATTTCCGAATAAACTACCATTACATTCGACCCTCTCTCTTGATTTAATGCAGTTATGAGGAAGGCGAAAGCCGTGAAACGATCACGGTAAGCTGCAATCACCagcaattaattaaattaaagaaagaaagaaagaaagaaagaaaaaggaaaggaaaaaaaaaaaaagaagagagaaagacATGAACAAGTTGATTAGAGATTCAAGTAATCCTAAGCCTTGAGAATTATCTGTTCACGGATCAGGGAGGCGATCTTCAGGTGTTTCACGTTTCACACAGTCCGCTGCCTCGTTGAAAAACTCATGCTCTCCGCTGTTGCTGCATTCTTTCTTTACTTTGAACGACCTACCATCCGAATAGCGTGGTCAAACATCATTTTAcactaaaaaaaagtttattgtAGTGGCACAAATCGTCGCCTTGAAAACTTTAGATTTCGAATTcgattctcatcaatgagacaTCCCCTGTCCCTCTATTTTGATTTTACTATTCTCGTGGTAGGCTGATGAAACTCCCTTATAttcggaaaaagaaaaacatccTTTCACACCTGTTCAAGAAAAGAGTTTTAAACGATCGGACGTCATCTCTCGCCATCGAGATGCCCCTGAAAGCCGAATTTGACATAGAAGATACTACCATGTGAGAATCAAGATGCCGATATTAATGGATCGGAAGTAGGATTATAGGTAGTTTTCCGGCACCCAAAAAACATGACTTCAAGGCGAGGAAAGTTTTTGATGCAACAGCAGCAGATATGATGGCCCAGCTACAGATGCAATACCCTTACCTTTGAATTGCCATTTAAACTCCGCACTTATTGGAGATTCCAAATGAAACGAAATGTCTTGAGACAGTTCCACCTGCGAAAGTTAATGAAGCTCGTCCGGTAAAAGGTATGATGTTATGCAAACCATTTCACCATTCCAGAGATTCGAGATGAGGGTGGAAATGGATAATATCACATCAGCAAAACTATCATTGGACTCAGAAACACAACACTGCCATCATATATCCTGTGAATGGCccgtaaaatagataatattCTGGACCAATTTGCAGATCGATAACAGGTTTCATCTTTTCTTATTCATTGATATCAAAACCAATCTTATAGCAgataatttctattttctagTCCTATGAGAAATACTCTTCATGTATAATGGAACAGAGAGGAGGTTAGCATTAATCGAGAAGGACAGGGACCTATTCATCATAAACCGAAGATAAAGATCTAGGTGAAGATGGTAATTAATTAGCGGAAACACTGCATTTTGGCTGGTTGATTATATATAGGGATCTAACATTTCTCAGTTGCTCCTATTTTACCTTATATCCATCAGTTTGTAGATAAAGATGTACAAGGCAATTGTGGTGCAGCACCTACTAATGCGCCAATTGATGGACGCACTTCAAGCAACAGCACTGGAAGGTGGAGGAGCTAGCCCCTGTTGAACGGACCATCGAGGTCTCTTATTGTGATCCTGTGGAAACATAATATACTACATTAATATACACGCCGTGTTCAAAATTTATGAGAAGCAGTGAATGAGAATCGCTCAAATTGAGGCTCTTCAGCCAAATATAAAACCCAATATGTGTTGTTTTAGTGGAGAAACTTGCACTTATTTTCCTTCCATCAAGATCTACGTAAATCGTATTATTCAATATCTCTCACATCGTTAAGAGTAAGGTTTCATGGCTTAAACTCTGATTCACTTCCTTCCTCTCTCGGAGTGAGTGGGAGCGCAAGAGAACTCGAGATTAGTCGTGCAATAAAAGAAGAGGTAACATACCCCAATTTCAGTCACAAAATGGCAGGAGGAACATTTAACTGATGGAGCACCATATGGGTACATAAGCAAAACCGCACAGCTGCTACACTTGACCTGTCCAACCTGGTGCTCTGGCAGAAGTCCGGGAacgaagaaaaataaaaaaggatcaGCCGATTTCagcaagaaaaaatatttatgtgcAAACAATAAAAGGATTGACCAGAATTGGTAATATTACAAACAACTTATAGTCTCAATCCACTCACTTTTCTAGATCGAGAGCAATGATGCATTTCTATGTCTCCCCATAAAATGGTTACTTCAATCATACTTGAAAACACCAACAAAATTTTCGAGAATAAAAAGAAAGCAGAGGATGAGTCTGCAACCACAGTCGAGGGCAGGCTGAGGCATAAAAAGGCAGAATATGGCAAATTCCGTTGGGCTTATTGTTAAATTTAAATCAATAGAGCATGTAACAACAAATTAATATGACATTCCTCCAGTCTCCTCCTCAACATGCCTCTTTCTCCCCACAGCCTAATCTACGACTAtgtatttcatattttaaaagcCAAGAATAGATAATATCCAGACTAtcttgaaatttcaaattacaGAAAATCAGCTTTAAGCACTGATGCAACGGATTTGATTGGCATTTGGCACAACCAACTTCTTCGATCActcaaattaagaaattactGTGACTACCATTCTTATGCCGAAGCAAGGTCTGGaaactttataattttttaactgAAATGGAAGATGAACTCATTCCCCCCTACTTCCCCATCTAGACAGCGTTCGTGCTATTGCTAGAATGAAAAGATCCTTCAAACTGTCGTAAAACAAATAATATGAACTCTTAATCAGGGGGATAAAAAGATACAAAGATGAAGACAGAAACCTTCTAATACAAAATTAACTGTCTGGCAACAAGAGCATTGGACATATCTGGCTCCTCTTATATATGAAAGTAACCGCCGACAAGAACCACAAACCATCTGAGCCATCTCTGCATTGCAGTTGTGTCAGTAAAGCAATGTGAGACATTCTATTAAATGGCAAGATATAGCTAATTATGTTATTTGATCAGTTCCACATTATCATTTGCACTAAATATGAGGACAGATAGAAAATATTAGGGCCAATCTAAGCTATTTAGCTAGTCCTCATCCGAAACCTAGAAAAAGtcaaatttaagaaaaatgcaaAGCGATGGATCATGTCAATACTGGTCGAAACTTACTACAGATAGCGTTTGAGAAAGTGAAAACTAAGAAGAGGCTCTAGAGCAAACTTGGAAAATTACATTAGACGGCACCTGCATATAAGAGAAACTACAACTACATATTGCAAGTTCGTTGTAAGCAACTATGTTTAGCATTTTCCTATTAAGCAGAGCAGTGGTAGATACTCGAAGTAAAACAACAGCGAACACTTTCATAGGACCATTTTCAATGCAAAGAGGTTTCAATAGCTTACTGCCTAGGCACAAATTATCCCAGAAAACGGAAAATTCGAGCATAAAAACTGACCATAAGCTGGAGCAGGAGGCCGAGGTGCCTCTGCCATTGGTGGCCGCAGCTGCTGTGATGATGGTGGTTGTGGCGGTGAAATTGATTTTGCAGCAGGTGGTAGCACATCAGCCTGTGTGGGGGGCAGTTGATACCCCGGAGGCGGACCTTCATCTTCCTCGTCACCGTCCACCTCCTCCACTTTCATCTTTACGTCTTCCTTCCCCACTACTTCTTCCTTCACCGTTACTTTTTTCGAACAAGGTGATGACTCCCCAGAGTGAAATCCTGGTGGCAGACcctcttccccttcttcttcttgtggCTCCACCTTCAGTTCCATTTGATTTTCAACCCTCGCCGCTTCCTTCATCGCCATTCCTTCGACATTGTCCTGCTCCTCATCCTTCACCTTCTCCTCCAGTGCTTCCACCTGTTCTTCTTGCTTCACAGCTACCTCGATTGTAGACAATGGCGGGTTTGTTGATTGAGGCAGTGGTGCAACTAAAGATCCCGATTGCAgaccttcttcttcctcttcttcccgCGGTTCAATCGTAGCTTCCATTACTCTTTCTTGTTGCACCATTACCTCACACTCCACCTTGTCCCTCAACTCTTCCATGGATTCATCGTGctcgactctttccctcctttCTTCTTGCATCGGCTCATGGGGATCGATTCTTTCCATCCTTTCATCTTCAACCGCTTCCACTGGCTCAATTCTTTCTCTCCCTTCTTCCGCCAACACGTTGTTTTCCATTCTGCCTCTCTCTTCTGCCACCACTTCATCGGTCTCCATtctttcctcctcttcttctcccacCAATTCCTCAGACTCGACTGCCTCCCTCTCTTCTTCCACCAATTCGTTGCTTTCCCTTTGGCCTCTCTCTCCATCCACTGCTTCGCCGATCGCAATTCTCTCCTCATTGTCTTCTGCCAATTCCGCGGAGCCgattctttccttcttctcttcctccAGTCCACTGCTCTTCGTTCTgccttcatcttcttctgcCGCTCTATCGGCCTTCATTCTCTTCTTGTCGCCTTCTTCCATAGCTTCATCCGTCTCCATTCTTTCCACCGGTCTTTCCACTGACTCGTTGCTCTCCGTTCTATCTCTCACTTCCTCTACCACTCCATTGCTCTCGTTACCGTTAATCTCTTCTTCCACAGATTCCTCGCCCTCGACTACGCTTCTCACTTCATTTACAACTCCATTGCTGTTCTTCCCGTTATTAATCTTTTCATCAATCGATTCAGTACCCTCGATTCCGCTCCTCACTTGTTCGACCACTCCATTGCTCTCATACTTGTTGTTCATCTCCACTTCCTCCGCCAATTCCTCTCTCTGGATTCCATCTTCTACCTGCCGCTCTTTCGCCGATTGCTTGCATTGGTTTCCGCCGTTCTCTTCCTCCACCAGCTCCTCGCTCCCGATTCCCTCTCTCAGTCGTTGCTCCACCGCTTCATCGCCCTCGATCATGGCTCTCACTTCTTCCGTAATCTCCATGCTCTGGCCTTCCGTTCACTACTACTGTTGTTGTGCGGTGCTTTCCCCTTCAACTTTCACTCTCTTCTCAGTCTTCGCTGCTTCCGCTTTCTCCGGTCCGGCAATGTctctcccttcccttcccccagcaatttttgaacttttgaGCTAGGCCCCCGCTTTTCCATATAATTACAAACCTGCCCTACTTGAGGTATTTTTTGCTTTAcagcaaaaaaattcaaggaaaaataataaaaattaaatacgcAGTAGACTCCATTTTCCGAAATTTCTGAACCAAACCAAAAGGTCCAGAGCCGAGAAAATATTACGTGATACTAATCAAGGGTGCGCGGGTACCTCACACATTCTAAGATTTTAGAACCGGACTCTATCATATTGGGATCTGAGTCGGAATCCACAGACTTTAAGTATTATATTGGAACCtgtaactttatttttttatgcaaaTACAGGTAGtgatataaataaaatcgaaaagatATCATTCATAATCACGtaaaacagatgaacgtgacAGATTAATCATATCTCATCTATCCATATACAAAACCAAAGGATTATAGCTCTATTTAGGATTATGTAAAAAACAAAGCAAAtagtaaccgaaaaaaaaaagcaaataagCAACAAAAGGATTCCGTAACtatttggcaaaaaaaaaaggattatcTAGTTTTCCTAAGTAAGTATTAGTAGACATAACAAATAAGCTCTCCTTAGGATTACGCAGTCTCTGACATCGCAAATAGAAGATTATtccaatataaaataattttaaaaaaagagtcTCGGGCATAGGTTATGCTCTAGGCATCCAATATTTTGAAACCGAATAGGAATCGATTTTCACCAATTTCTTAAATTACTACACATACCCTATCCTATTTTTAATTGAAGTTACCTAGACCCTAACTATTCCAACCGGTATCAGATAACCGAGCACACGATCGCATGCCATAATATATGTGTTAGTATTACTCTCACCTAATATTTTCTCACCAAAACCAAACGGGAAACCAAACCGTAAAGGAAACCGATTATCGAGGAATGAACATTGGCCTTGTTTTTCGATTTTCCTtgttttttaattgatttctttggtataattttaattaataattattttgagaGCCAGCTATTTACTCTTTGTATCAATTAAAAGAAGGGAGTGGTTAGGATACGAAGCCTCCcttagagtgcgtttggtAGTTTATCGGTAAAGTAGTAACTGATGATATACATTCCCACTAAAGTAGGAATCCACTTTTCCACCCCTTGGTGGAATCTACATTACCAATCATGTGGGAATGTGAAAGTGGGAATCTGAATTACcacgacctaaccaaacatgAGAATCTAGTGAGTCCTAGGAAAATTAATTCACATTCCTGAAAAATATGGATAGATTCTCACTTACCAAACACACTCTTGAAGTGTATTtttatgggactccaaaaaaaaaataagtttctTACTATATGACAAGGTAACTTACTATTTAACAATAGCCTTGTTATATTTAAAAcaataagattaaaaaaataagccACGTAACAAGTTTCTtactatttaataaatattttattatatttaaaaataataagttcttatttaataataagttCGCCACTAACAAACATTCAATAACTTACCACGTGACATCTTCTAATTGGGCTATGTAAAATCCTCCTTTTAAGAAAAGcaccaaataaaaattgatctcttaaaagaaaatggagggaAATTGACGTTATTTCTGTTTCGCTGAAAAGTTTCGTTCCGCACCCCTCCAATCCAAACAGAGACTAGAAATTGACGTTCCCTCTGTTTCAGCGGATGGAAAAATTTGCTAACAAGAGAACTTGAGGCCAGGTGAAGAAACCTCACACAAGTAAGAGTTCCGTAGAGTTGATGCCGAATGCCGGATCCTCTTCATGCGTGGAAACTAATTACAACTGGAATACGAACGAGAAAAGGAGATCAAGACACAACAGCAAGTAACATCGAGTTTTCATTTCACACGCACGTGTACATGTATAGAAAATCCATTTCCCTGATCATGCTACAAAAAAAGACGGTTTACATTTGCTGTTAAAAAGTCCCAAAAACCATACTTACATTACATCATAGGCTATTACAGGCAGAGAACCAATTACAACTATTTGCCCGTCAATCTCCCTCTCACAAAATATTCAGAAAACCACAAAGGCTCCATCCGCACAAAATCCTCGGAGTCATCAAACTAGCAGTGCACGTTGAATATGGCTCCCCATGGTTTTACTCTTCAGTCTCGTCCCCCTTTGCAGGAGCCACTTCTTGTGAATTACaagatagaaaagaaaaataaaagtgccAGATGAGGGCCCTTTCAATTTTTACTTCTCCCAGCTCCTGCAGTGACCTTCAGAAAATGACTTGCATGAGTCCATCATCAAATCTTGAAGAATCCTCAACGACTGTATTTACCTCAGGCCTCTCTCCTCTTTTGGTCTTTCACGGATTTGATGTCTTTTGTGAGCATTCTTGGGGCTATTGCCATGGCCATTAGCTCTTGGAATAACAATTTGCAGGCATAAGGAATGTGAACCTGCAGAAAATCATTAAACCAagtcaggaaaaaaaaaaaaacacttggACAAACGGCAATAGGATGATGTCCttgaaaaatttaagaatCAGGCCTGAACAATGTAATTAAACACTCTTTGCCAgccaaatatataaaatttgctCTCATAATATAAGCCTTCAGCAAAAAGATAAGCACCTGAACAATGTCGGTCTTATTCTAGAAACCTCTGCACTCGAACGAGTCCTTCTTAAGGTTTGCAATAGCTATCAACCCACAACGCTCACAAACATGAACTCTATAGGCATCACCCTGATCAAACCTCTCCTTCAGAAAGTGGGCAGCACCATGTGCAATCATGCAGTCTCTCTCCATCTCAGCAAACGGAAGCCCATCATCACAGGACCGTCCCCCCGCAGACTGCCTTGTGAGGATATGCACAGGCCCACGTCCACGGGAATGGATCTTGTCATCGACCATGTGTTTCAGTCTCTGGTAATAGGTTGGCCCCAGGGATATCATAGCACTGAGTCTCCATCCTGTGTGGCCATTGTACATTGTCTCAAATCCACGCATTTGGTACCCACACTTGTGAAGAGCCTTGCTGATGTTATCCACCTATCAATTACCAAAACAAAATGCATGCCAATTCCAAAATCAgtattgaaatgaaaaaaactGGAACAAGTTTCCAATTGTTACGCTTTCCTActtcaaaaataaaaggagGGGTAGTTGGCCTTCAATGACATGAATAGGGGCGAACTCATATATCTAAACAGTAATGGCATAGAAAGAACTTACAGTGACATCCGTAAAAGGAGTTGCATCTCCCTCCTTCCCCATGTGTGCAGCAACATTCCCCATGATACACTCAATAAGCTGCCCGATCGTCATTCGAGAAGGAATAGCATGGGGGTTCACAATAATATCAGGAGTTATGCCTTCAACTGTCCATGGCATGTCTTCTCGAGTGTAGTTCATGCCCACTGTTCCTTTCTGCCCATGCCTACTGCTAAATTTATCTCCAACTTGAGGTATCCTTACTGATCTCACTCACTTTGACGAACCTCAATCCATCAGCATTTGTTGTCAGCAGGACCTGCATGCGAAATCAAATTATTAGGAAAACATTTTTGGTTTCTATTTGGTTCTCTAGTCAAAGTAAATTCTCTTCCCCGTTCTAGAAGACAGATATGTCATGTTTTCACAGCTAAGAATATCAATCCTTTATACTTTATGTGTTAATACGTGAGAAGCCATTCTCTTCATAGCCAAAGAGTTAAAAGCAATCATGACTTTATAAGCTAAAATTAGAATAAGAAGCTTTAATTCAATAGACCAACATAAACCCCGAAATCTCATATTAGTCCAAGAAACTTACTTGATCAACTATCCCTGTCTCGCTGTGGCGCAAGCTTATGCTGTAATCTCGCCCTGTATAACGGGAAGCTTGTCCCTCAGCTTCGTCTTGTGCGATTGGAGTTGTCTTTCTAATAATTACATCCTCACCTGAGACCCCTGTACCCTAAGAATGACAGATGAGTAGGATTAGCTGTCAAAGTGAAACTAGAAGCAAAAACATCAAATAGAGCAAGACCATCATCATCCAATTTATCATATCAACCATGCCATATGCCCTGTAATATGAAACAAACCCTCCGTTTAATTATGCCTATAAATTAAATAGCAGGACACAATACCAGGCAAAAGGATCAGAAACTTCATGAATTACCATCGTATTTGCTCTTATCAGGACGCCCAAAATCTACCTTGACAAGTGTCCCCATCTTTTTCTCCTCATCCCTGCGCAATAAAGTTACAGCAAACCACAAAAAACATGAAATGCAAATGTCAAAAAGCTGAACAAGTAGGAGACCAGCATACTGAGTGGTTTTCTTACCTATATGAACGGAAAAAGGAAGACCGGAAAAACCCACAATCAATTGATGACTGGTTCATGCTGACAGAATCTTCTTGATTGTACCCAGAGTAGCAGGCAATTGCGACAATAGCATTCTGCGTAATTACAGAGACATGAGGAAAAGTGGAGACAGACTCTTACCAAAGAAAATCAGGTGTTTATAATTCTGAATTAGACGCTCACAATGCCGGCAGGTAGTTGCCTAAAGTGAAGATGTTCCATGGCCCGTGTGGTGACAAGGGGCTTTTGAGGGTAATATAACACATATGCCAGGGTATCCTAAAAGAGAATAGCAAAGTGGTCAGAGAATGCCTGTACACGATCAGTTATCAGATTAAAAGAAGGAGATATAATGAAAGATGTAGAAGTGAGCACCATTCAAAACTGGTAATTGGTCACATAGATTCCCATGGCTTGCTTGCCCATTGCCGATTGATATGTACTGCATGGGGACtgtttcatttaaaaaaaaaaaaaagaagtaaataTTGATGACACCGTAAACCAAATTAATCAGTCAAGTTCACTTGTACTAAAAGAATTACCTGATTATGATCAGGAAATGGTATAATCTAAGCACAAACAACAAGGATCAGTGAAGGATGGATCTCACAATGGGTATAAGTTTCAGAATATGCCTCCTCTGGTTTTAAGCCTAGCTTGCACAAGGTCCTGGAAGAGAATATTACAAGGCAAATAAGAACGTTCACCAGCAGCAGATAAATGGCTGAACATGTTTTGTTCACAGTAAACCAAGTTTCAGGAGACTCCACTAGACTTTGTGAAAAGCACAATTTTTGACAACTGTGGCCCCCGTCAATCTTTTTGGTGTCCGCAACAACCTATGGACAAATTTAATCAGACTTAAAGGGGGTTTCAACTTTAACCATTTACTTACATTAATGGTCATTGATATCATAGtggtttcttcttcctcagtaTCAATGTACTCTATAAATCCTTTAGCCAGCAAATCTTGCCATCCACCCTCTTCTGGGCTTTCCTGGAGAGTAGGAAGAATAAGCATGACTTTAATACCAAAATTAAGGGTGTGTttgagaggagagagagggagatggagagatttatatgaaattttcCATAGAAATCCCTCTATTTCCCTCCATCTTCCTCCCTCTTCCTCCAAATCCCTTCCTCCCTCTTCCTCCAAATCCCTTCCTCCCAAACATAGCCTAAGAACCTCCAGACAAGTCTCAGAGTTTTAATCAACATACTCTCTGCTGTGATGCATGTATCTGCTTCTTCCTAATTAGAAGTCTTTGCTTCTCGACAATGAAAAGTGGACGACTGCACTGGCCATAATCAGTATATATCTTTGCTTCCAGGAACAAATCCCAATTCCTTATTCC is a genomic window containing:
- the LOC116202520 gene encoding golgin subfamily A member 6-like protein 22 isoform X1, which produces MEITEEVRAMIEGDEAVEQRLREGIGSEELVEEENGGNQCKQSAKERQVEDGIQREELAEEVEMNNKYESNGVVEQVRSGIEGTESIDEKINNGKNSNGVVNEVRSVVEGEESVEEEINGNESNGVVEEVRDRTESNESVERPVERMETDEAMEEGDKKRMKADRAAEEDEGRTKSSGLEEEKKERIGSAELAEDNEERIAIGEAVDGERGQRESNELVEEEREAVESEELVGEEEEERMETDEVVAEERGRMENNVLAEEGRERIEPVEAVEDERMERIDPHEPMQEERRERVEHDESMEELRDKVECEVMVQQERVMEATIEPREEEEEEGLQSGSLVAPLPQSTNPPLSTIEVAVKQEEQVEALEEKVKDEEQDNVEGMAMKEAARVENQMELKVEPQEEEGEEGLPPGFHSGESSPCSKKVTVKEEVVGKEDVKMKVEEVDGDEEDEGPPPGYQLPPTQADVLPPAAKSISPPQPPSSQQLRPPMAEAPRPPAPAYEMAQMVCGSCRRLLSYIRGARYVQCSCCQTVNFVLEEHQVGQVKCSSCAVLLMYPYGAPSVKCSSCHFVTEIGVCYLFFYCTTNLEFSCAPTHSERGRK
- the LOC116202520 gene encoding golgin subfamily A member 6-like protein 22 isoform X3; translated protein: MEITEEVRAMIEGDEAVEQRLREGIGSEELVEEENGGNQCKQSAKERQVEDGIQREELAEEVEMNNKYESNGVVEQVRSGIEGTESIDEKINNGKNSNGVVNEVRSVVEGEESVEEEINGNESNGVVEEVRDRTESNESVERPVERMETDEAMEEGDKKRMKADRAAEEDEGRTKSSGLEEEKKERIGSAELAEDNEERIAIGEAVDGERGQRESNELVEEEREAVESEELVGEEEEERMETDEVVAEERGRMENNVLAEEGRERIEPVEAVEDERMERIDPHEPMQEERRERVEHDESMEELRDKVECEVMVQQERVMEATIEPREEEEEEGLQSGSLVAPLPQSTNPPLSTIEVAVKQEEQVEALEEKVKDEEQDNVEGMAMKEAARVENQMELKVEPQEEEGEEGLPPGFHSGESSPCSKKVTVKEEVVGKEDVKMKVEEVDGDEEDEGPPPGYQLPPTQADVLPPAAKSISPPQPPSSQQLRPPMAEAPRPPAPAYDGLWFLSAVTFIYKRSQICPMLLLPDS
- the LOC116202520 gene encoding golgin subfamily A member 6-like protein 22 isoform X2; its protein translation is MEITEEVRAMIEGDEAVEQRLREGIGSEELVEEENGGNQCKQSAKERQVEDGIQREELAEEVEMNNKYESNGVVEQVRSGIEGTESIDEKINNGKNSNGVVNEVRSVVEGEESVEEEINGNESNGVVEEVRDRTESNESVERPVERMETDEAMEEGDKKRMKADRAAEEDEGRTKSSGLEEEKKERIGSAELAEDNEERIAIGEAVDGERGQRESNELVEEEREAVESEELVGEEEEERMETDEVVAEERGRMENNVLAEEGRERIEPVEAVEDERMERIDPHEPMQEERRERVEHDESMEELRDKVECEVMVQQERVMEATIEPREEEEEEGLQSGSLVAPLPQSTNPPLSTIEVAVKQEEQVEALEEKVKDEEQDNVEGMAMKEAARVENQMELKVEPQEEEGEEGLPPGFHSGESSPCSKKVTVKEEVVGKEDVKMKVEEVDGDEEDEGPPPGYQLPPTQADVLPPAAKSISPPQPPSSQQLRPPMAEAPRPPAPAYEMAQMVCGSCRRLLSYIRGARYVQCSCCQTVNFVLEEHQVGQVKCSSCAVLLMYPYGAPSVKCSSCHFVTEIGDHNKRPRWSVQQGLAPPPSSAVA